In the Flagellimonas sp. HMM57 genome, one interval contains:
- a CDS encoding LytTR family DNA-binding domain-containing protein, with amino-acid sequence MVKKRTSTYYPDIPLFLVLIPFISGFNYYLTYSNVQFNWWFIFTYTLDTLTGYVAWLGARKVILWLDNKMPYADGFIKRVTVQFLLTTFVGLFIISFLTELSSLIVKGKWAHPSFYSHDLFIISIWFFVINAIYIMIHYYYKWQGTEEKVKSEKEKLNKGILVREGKMEVRLPFSNILGFSVEKDYVAVFTNTGKQYFLDSTLEKISSTLPEKLFFRLNRQYVVNRNTITGFQRRENGKLSVALTLNPSIPLEIMVSRTKAPTFKRWFRNLD; translated from the coding sequence CGTACCTCCACATATTATCCCGATATTCCACTTTTCTTGGTGCTTATTCCCTTTATAAGCGGCTTCAACTACTATTTGACATATTCCAATGTACAATTCAATTGGTGGTTCATATTTACCTATACACTGGACACCCTCACTGGATACGTAGCTTGGTTAGGAGCAAGAAAGGTTATATTATGGTTGGACAATAAGATGCCCTATGCCGATGGATTCATCAAACGTGTCACGGTTCAATTTCTGCTCACCACCTTTGTTGGCCTCTTTATTATTAGTTTTTTGACCGAGTTGTCCAGTCTAATAGTAAAAGGTAAATGGGCCCACCCAAGTTTTTATTCCCATGACCTATTTATCATATCCATTTGGTTCTTCGTAATCAATGCTATCTACATTATGATTCATTATTATTACAAATGGCAGGGAACAGAAGAAAAGGTCAAGTCAGAAAAAGAGAAACTGAATAAGGGAATTTTAGTGAGAGAGGGAAAGATGGAGGTTCGTTTACCCTTCTCCAATATTTTGGGTTTCTCCGTTGAAAAGGATTATGTAGCTGTTTTTACCAACACCGGAAAACAATACTTTTTGGATTCCACCTTGGAAAAAATTTCGAGTACACTACCCGAAAAACTGTTTTTTCGCCTAAATCGACAATATGTCGTGAACCGAAATACCATTACCGGGTTTCAAAGACGCGAAAATGGGAAGCTTAGTGTTGCTTTAACCCTCAACCCCTCCATACCCCTAGAAATTATGGTGAGTCGTACTAAGGCCCCGACATTTAAGCGGTGGTTTCGGAATCTTGATTGA